The proteins below come from a single Myxocyprinus asiaticus isolate MX2 ecotype Aquarium Trade chromosome 28, UBuf_Myxa_2, whole genome shotgun sequence genomic window:
- the LOC127418825 gene encoding proenkephalin-B-like gives MMEWYVLVLMLSLPTLSQADCSQCLRCTQQISDVNSAVSRLTCECEGAVPSTRSLERCEKALQELSNELSELNADVDGERSALNADDLQEPAASDLVKRYGGFIKRIDKNKNKNKLFSSPWKENAVLKGLFAKKYGEPLPKLGERDVPSITEDEEGEDVTDENETGLYDNDLPLNEVKRYGGFLRKFGPKTRDLVDDNSRQMLQKRYGGFMRRIRPKLRWDNQKRYGGFLRRHFKISARSAEEPSSYEDYSL, from the exons ATGATGGAGTGGTATGTTTTGGTGTTGATGCTGAGCTTGCCAACCTTGAGTCAGGCAGATTGCTCTCAGTGTCTGAGATGCACGCAACAGATTTCCGACGTGAACTCTGCAGTCAGCCGCTTG ACTTGTGAATGTGAAGGAGCCGTCCCATCCACTAGATCCCTAGAAAGATGCGAGAAGGCATTACAGGAGCTTTCAAATGAATTGTCGGAGCTCAACGCCGATGTTGACGGAGAACGAAGCGCGTTAAACGCGGACGATCTCCAAGAGCCGGCGGCATCAGACCTGGTCAAACGATACGGGGGATTCATAAAGAGGatcgataaaaataaaaataaaaataaactattctCCTCACCCTGGAAGGAGAACGCCGTACTTAAAGGATTGTTCGCGAAGAAATACGGAGAACCGCTCCCGAAACTGGGCGAGCGAGACGTCCCGTCGATAACGGAAGACGAGGAGGGGGAAGATGTTACGGATGAAAATGAAACGGGACTTTACGACAACGACCTTCCTTTAAACGAAGTCAAACGTTACGGGGGTTTTCTTCGGAAATTCGGTCCAAAGACACGCGACCTCGTGGATGACAACAGCCGGCAGATGTTGCAGAAAAGATACGGAGGTTTCATGCGAAGAATTCGCCCGAAGTTGAGGTGGGACAACCAAAAGCGATACGGCGGCTTTTTACGTCGTCATTTTAAAATTTCAGCGCGCTCTGCAGAGGAACCCTCATCATACGAGGACTACAGTTTATAG